A section of the Humulus lupulus chromosome 2, drHumLupu1.1, whole genome shotgun sequence genome encodes:
- the LOC133818248 gene encoding anthocyanidin 3-O-glucosyltransferase 2-like produces the protein MKLAELVFIPYPGISHLQSTVKIAKLLVDRDDRLFITVLVIKLQALTSLNAQTDDVVVSTGSERIKFIELPPYNEGHPGKFRSVLLERRKSHVRDIVAELVRSRASRADSPHLAGLVIDMFCVTMIDVANEFGIPTYVFYTSGAGFLGLMFHLQHLHDQNNVNPTELQNDPDAELVVPCFVDPVPTSSLPYAAVAEGWSSLFIQYTRRMREIKGIIVNSFVDLESFVVSSMLHSRLPSLYLVGPVLSLKDDPDRCKASSGESDTDNIMKWLNDQLPLSVVSLCFGTMGFFRVDQLNEIACALEQCEHRFLWSVRKPPPTDKSVIYSMPSDYSDLMDALPEGFLDRTAKRGRVIGWAPQVDIMAHQAIGGFVSHCGWNSILESIWFGVPIATWPIYAEQHLNAFQMVKELGVAEAISLDFKSGFYIESERSVLEAREIEGGIRRLMEHGNGIRSRAREMSKRSREAVMEGGSSYSSLGRLINDVMDNIP, from the coding sequence atGAAATTAGCAGAACTGGTTTTCATCCCTTACCCGGGGATTAGCCATCTCCAATCAACGGTGAAGATCGCCAAGCTCCTGGTAGATCGGGACGATCGTCTCTTCATTACAGTTCTTGTCATCAAATTACAAGCTCTCACCAGTTTAAATGCTCAAACAGATGACGTAGTCGTTTCCACCGGCTCGGAACGAATCAAGTTCATCGAACTTCCGCCTTACAACGAAGGTCACCCGGGTAAGTTCAGGAGTGTTTTGCTCGAAAGAAGGAAATCCCATGTCAGGGACATCGTTGCTGAACTCGTCCGGTCCCGAGCCAGTCGTGCAGACTCACCCCACCTTGCCGGACTCGTCATCGACATGTTCTGCGTAACCATGATTGACGTGGCCAACGAGTTTGGAATCCCCACGTACGTGTTCTACACGTCCGGCGCTGGTTTCCTCGGCCTCATGTTCCATCTCCAACATCTTCACGACCAAAATAACGTCAACCCGACTGAGTTGCAGAACGATCCCGATGCTGAGTTGGTCGTCCCGTGTTTTGTTGATCCGGTTCCCACCAGCTCCTTGCCGTACGCAGCCGTGGCGGAGGGCTGGTCTTCGTTGTTCATCCAATACACTAGGAGGATGAGAGAGATCAAGGGTATTATCGTAAATTCATTCGTAGATCTGGAATCATTCGTGGTCAGTTCTATGCTACACAGTCGACTGCCATCTTTGTATCTCGTGGGACCCGTACTAAGCTTGAAAGATGATCCTGATCGTTGCAAAGCCTCGTCCGGTGAGTCTGACACGGACAATATCATGAAGTGGCTCAATGATCAGCTCCCTTTATCGGTAGTATCCCTATGTTTCGGGACCATGGGGTTCTTCCGTGTGGATCAGTTGAACGAGATCGCCTGTGCACTAGAGCAGTGTGAACATCGATTCTTGTGGTCCGTACGGAAGCCTCCACCCACAGACAAGTCCGTGATTTACTCAATGCCAAGTGATTACTCAGATCTAATGGATGCTCTGCCCGAAGGGTTTCTTGATCGTACGGCCAAGAGAGGAAGAGTCATAGGGTGGGCTCCACAGGTTGACATCATGGCCCACCAAGCGATTGGTGGGTTTGTCTCCCACTGCGGTTGGAATTCGATACTAGAGAGTATTTGGTTTGGTGTACCCATCGCCACGTGGCCGATTTATGCGGAGCAACATTTGAATGCGTTTCAGATGGTCAAGGAATTGGGAGTAGCGGAGGCGATTTCGTTGGATTTTAAGAGTGGATTTTATATTGAGAGCGAAAGATCTGTTTTAGAAGCCCGAGAGATCGAGGGAGGGATCAGGAGGTTGATGGAGCATGGTAATGGAATAAGGTCGAGGGCAAGAGAAATGAGTAAGAGGAGTAGAGAAGCAGTGATGGAAGGCGGATCTTCTTACTCTTCTTTGGGCCGTCTCATTAATGATGTCATGGACAATATACCTTGA